The DNA sequence ATGAACCTGGCGCTGTGTCTGCTCGGGACGCGGCGGCCGCTGAGCAAGCGTGAGCTGCGTGAGTCCATCGAGGCCTACCTCGAAGCCGGCTCCGACGACTCCTTCAACCGGATGTTCGAGCGCGACAAGGACGATCTGCGCGAGCTCGGCCTGGTCATCGAGACCGTGGAGAACCTCGACGGCGAGGTCGGCTATCTCGCCCGCCGTGACAGCAACCGTCTTCCGCCCATCACCCTCGACGCCGAGGAGGCCGCTGCCCTGGGCCTGGCCGCCAAGGTGTGGCAGCAGGTCCGGCTCGCGGGTGCGGCCAGCGGCGCTCTGCAGAAGCTGCGCGCGGCCGGGCTGCCGGAGGACGTCGATCCGTACGAGGCGCACGGCGCCCTGGAGCCCCGTATTCCGGTGCACGAGGCCGCATTCGAGCCGCTGATGCTGGCGTGCCGCGACCGCCGCCCGGTCGTCTTCGACTACCGCAAGGCAACCGCCGCCCGCCCCGAACCCCGGCATGTCGAACCGTGGGCGCTGGAGTGCTGGCGCGGCCACTGGTACCTGGCCGGCTGGGACCGGGACCGTGGCGCCGAGCGCGTCTTCCGGCTGTCCCGCATCACGGGCAAGGTGCGCTCGCGCGGCTCGCGGTTCACCGCGCCGGTCCCCGACGTCGTCACCGTCCGGGAGACCGTCATGAGCTGGGCAGGGGAGACCGCCGACCGCTCCGCGCGGATCCGGCTGCGCACGGACGCCGGTTACCCCCTTCGGGCGAAGGCCACCTCGGTCAGGGAACTCGGGGACGGCTGGGACGAGTTGGAGATTCCGTACGGCCACGGGCTGGATGCCTGGCTGGTTGAGTTCGGACCGGACGTGGTGGTCCTGGAGCCCGCGGAGCTGCGGGCCGACGTGGTGGACCGGCTGCGTGCCGTGGCCAAGGGCTGAGGGGGAGCGGAGCGACACAGTGGCAGGCAAACCGGTCAGGCCCGTCAACGCCATCGACCAGACCCGGCGGATGCTCTCCCTGGTGACCTATCTCAGGGAGCGTCCCGGCGCCCGCATCGAGGACGTCGCGCGCGCCTTCGGCATCTCCGAGGACGAACTGGTCTCGGACCTCGACGTCCTTCCCATGTGCGGCACCAGCTTCCGTGGCGGTGACCTGCTCGACATCGACACCGACGGCGAGCGCATCTGGTGGCACAACCCCGCCGCCCTGGCGGCAGAAGCGGCCGAGCCGCTGCGGCTCGCCGCCGACGAGGCGACCGCGCTGCTGGTGGCGGCCCGCGCGGTGTCCACGCTGCCCGGACTGCGTGAGAGCGACCGGCAGGCGCTGCTGCGGGCGACCGCCAAGGTGGAGGCCGCGGCCGGGGAGGCGGCCGGCGCCAGCTCTCGGCTGTCCGTGACCTTCGAGTCCGAGGGTGGCGTCTTCGCCGACGTGGACCGCGCGATCTCCGAGCGCCGCCGCCTGTGGATCCGCTACTACTCACCGGCCCGCGACGAGGTCACCGAGCGCGAGATCGACCCGATCCGCCTGGTCAGCGTCGGCCACACCTACGTCGAGGCCTGGTGCCGCCGCTCCGAGGCGCGCCGCACCTTCCGGCTCGACCGGGTCGCCGAGATCAGGATCCTGGACGAGCCGTCCGCGCCGCCCGAGATCGAGCTGCGGGACCTGTCCGAGGGCCTCGTGCAGCCCGCCGCTGAGGACCCGGAGGTCGTGATCGAGGTCGGCCCGGGCGGGCGCTGGGTCGCCGAGTACTACCCGCACGACAGCGCCGATGAGCTTGCCGACGGCGGGCTGCGTATCACTCTGCGCACCCCCGACCCCACGTCGCTGCGGCGCCTCGCACTGCGGCTCGGGCGCGACGGCCGGATCGTCTCACCGGCCGCGCTGGCCGACAGTGCCCGGCTCGCGGCCCGCGAGGCGCTGGCGGCGTACGACGGGGTCGAGGTGCGGGGCGAGCACGGGGCGCACCGGGTTCACGACGGACAGTAGGACAGCGCCCCCGAAGGCGAGCGACCACGGAGAAGGGGAGCAAGGGCTTTGAGCGACTCGGCGACGTCCGGTGCGGTGGGAATGACGGTGGCGTCCGCGTTCGCCGGGATGAGAAGCGCGACCCCGGTGAAGTTCAAGGCGGGCTGCCCGGACTGCCGGGGCCGCTTCGAGCTCGCCGCGAGCGCGCTGCGTCTCGCCATCGGCGCGAGCAGCCGTACGACGTTCTACTCGTTCACCTGCCCCGAGTGCGGCGCGTCCGTTCGCAAGCCCGCGGGGGAGCGGATCATCGAGCTGCTGACCGGCGGCGGGGTCAGCACCCTGCGGCTGCACTCCACGCTGTAGGACGGTCTAGGCTCGGCGTCATGTTCTGGCCGATGTTCGCGGTAGCTGTGGGTTTCCTGGGTCTCGCCGTTCTCGGTGTGCTCGCCGTGCGGGTCTTTCTGGAGGCACAGCGCCTCGGTCGGCAGGTGACGGACTCCGCGCGGCGCATCAGCAGGGCGGCAGAGGACCTGGAGCGGGCGAGTATGAGCGCCGCCCGGGCTGTGGACACGCTCTAGCCCGCCAAGGATCGGGTGTGAGTCCCTCCCCGCATGCCTTTTGGGCCACTTCGCCCTGTCAACTTGACGTCCCGGACGGGTACGCTGCTGATCGCGGCCCGGAGAACGAGGCCCGGTCCGCGGACAGGGAGTACGCACGGGGATTGCCTGACGTTTACCCCTGAGCGTTACGATCGCTGTCAACGCGATCGTTCGGACACATGTCCGACCGATCGGACAGCACCCCACCCCAGTAGCCTCGGTGAGAAGGTAAAGACTTATGTTCGGAAGGCTCGGAGCCCCCGAGATCATTCTCATCCTCGTCGTCATCATCCTGCTGTTCGGCGCGAAGAAGCTTCCGGACATGGCGCGCTCGCTCGGCAAGTCCGCGCGCATCCTGAAGAGCGAGGCGAAGGCGATGAAGGACGACGGCAGCAAGTCCGCCGCCCCGGCCGACCCGCCGAACAACACCAGCGACGACCAGCAGCCCCCGGCTCAGCGCGTGATCCAGGCATCTCCCGGCGACGTGACCAGCTCGCGCCCGGTCAACGAGCCCACGGACACGACCAAGCGCTGACGCAGGGCCGGTGACCTCCGGCCCGCCGCACGAGATGGGAACGTGGGTTGCTGAAGTCTGCCCGCAAAGAGGAGAAGGATCCCGAGGGGCGGATGCCCCTCGCGGAGCACCTTCGTGAGCTCCGCAACCGGCTCGCGAAAGCGCTGCTCGCGATCGTCGTCATCACGATCGTTGCTGCCTTCTTCTATCAGGACATCATCAACTTCTTCACCAAGCCGGTCCTCGAGTCGGTCGGCTGCCCGAAGTCGTTCGAGGAACTGGCCAAGACGTCGCGTGACCAGAACCCGTGCGCGCAGATCACGATCAACGGTCTGCTCGCGCCGTTCACGCTGGCCCTGAAGGTGTCCCTGATGGCCGGCGTCGTGCTGGCCGCACCGGTCTGGTTGTACCAGCTGTGGGGCTTCGTCGCGCCCGGCCTCCACAAGCACGAGCGGAAGTACGCCTACGCGTTCGTCGCCACGGGCTTCCCGCTCTTCCTCGCCGGCGCCTTCTTCGCCTACAAGGTGCTGCCCAAGACCGCCACCGTCCTGATCGAGTTCACGCCGTTCGGCGTCGACAACCTGCTGCCGCTGGACGATCTGCTCGACCTCGTCACGCGCATGGTGATCGTCTTCGGTCTCTCCTTCGAGCTGCCCCTGCTGCTGGTGATGCTCAACTTCACCGGCGCCATCACCGGCAAGCGCATGCTCGGCTGGTGGCGCGGCATGATCATGGGCATCACGGTGTTCGCGGCGATCGCGACCCCGAGCACCGACCCGTTGACGATGATGGCCCTCGCCGGACCGATCTGGATCCTGTACTTCGGCGCCGTCTTCGTCTCCCTGCTCAACGACCGTCGCAGGCGCCGCCGCGAGGCCATGGGCCCCGCCGACGACGAGGCGTCCGACCTCGATCTGACCCCCGAGAGTATCGGCGAGGTCGAGACCGTGTCCGCGAGCCGGGCCCTGCCCGAGCAGGCCACCACCGAGCGGGTCAACGGCTACGACGACGTGACCTGACCGAGGCGGAATTTCGGGAACAGTGCGGCCGGGCGCCTAACAGGGCGTGCCCGGCCGCTTCCGCTTTGCAGCCGTGAGCTGCACGGATCGCGGGTTTGTCCGGCGGCGATCCGGATAATGATCGTCCTGTTGTCAGTGGCGCCCGGTACGCTCGAAAGCACGATGACAGAGGACCTCTCACCGGCCGAGCGGTACGCGGCAGCGCGTCAGCGTGCTGCCGAGCAGGCCACGGCGCTCGCCTCATTCCGCGAGATGTACGACTTCGGCCTCGACCCCTTCCAGATCGAGGCGTGCCAGGCGCTCGAAGCGGGGAAGGGCGTGCTGGTGGCCGCGCCCACCGGCTCGGGCAAGACGATCGTGGGCGAGTTCGCCGTCCACCTCGCCCTGTTGCAGGGCAGAAAGTGCTTCTACACCACGCCCATCAAGGCGCTGTCGAACCAGAAGTACGCCGACCTGTGCCGCCGCTATGGCGACGGCATGGTCGGTCTGCTCACCGGCGACAACAGCATCAACTCCGAGGCACCGGTGGTCGTGATGACGACCGAGGTGCTGCGGAACATGCTGTACGCCGGGTCGCAGACCCTCCTCGGCCTCGGCCATGTGGTCATGGACGAGGTGCACTACCTCTCCGACCGCTTCCGCGGTGCCGTGTGGGAGGAAGTGATCATTCACCTCCCCGAGTCGGTCACGCTGGTCTCGCTGTCGGCGACCGTGTCCAACGCCGAGGAGTTCGGCGACTGGCTCGACACCGTCCGCGGCGACACCGAGGTGATCGTCTCCGAGCACCGGCCCGTGCCGCTGTTCCAACACGTGCTCGCCGGGCGGCGGATGTACGACCTGTTCGAGGAGGGCGAGGGCCACAAGAAGGCCGTCAACCCCGACCTCACGCGGCTGGCCCGCATGGAGGCGACCAGACCCTCGTACCAGGACCGCAGGCGCGGTCGCGCCATGCGCGAGGCCGACCGGGAGCGGGAGCGCCGACAGCGGTCCCGGGTGTGGACGCCGGGCCGCCCGGAGGTCATCGAACGCCTCGACGCCGAGGGCCTGCTGCCCGCCATCACCTTCATCTTCAGCCGTGCCGCCTGCGAGGCCGCCGTCCAGCAGTGCCTGCACGCGGGACTGCGGCTGAACGACGAGGAGGCGCGGGACAGGGTGCGCGCCCTGGTCGAGGAGCGCACCGCCGCCATCCCGACCGAGGATCTGCACGTCCTCGGCTACTACGAATGGCTGGAAGGCCTGGAGCGCGGCATAGCCGCTCACCACGCCGGCATGCTGCCGACCTTCAAGGAGGTCGTCGAGGAACTGTTCGTGCGCGGGCTGGTGAAGGCCGTGTTCGCCACGGAAACCCTGGCGCTGGGCATCAACATGCCTGCCCGGTCGGTGGTGTTGGAGAAGCTCGTCAAGTGGAACGGCGAGCAGCACGCCGACATCACGCCCGGTGAGTACACGCAGCTCACCGGCCGTGCGGGCCGGCG is a window from the Streptomyces sp. NBC_00299 genome containing:
- a CDS encoding helix-turn-helix transcriptional regulator, giving the protein MAIAKAERLMNLALCLLGTRRPLSKRELRESIEAYLEAGSDDSFNRMFERDKDDLRELGLVIETVENLDGEVGYLARRDSNRLPPITLDAEEAAALGLAAKVWQQVRLAGAASGALQKLRAAGLPEDVDPYEAHGALEPRIPVHEAAFEPLMLACRDRRPVVFDYRKATAARPEPRHVEPWALECWRGHWYLAGWDRDRGAERVFRLSRITGKVRSRGSRFTAPVPDVVTVRETVMSWAGETADRSARIRLRTDAGYPLRAKATSVRELGDGWDELEIPYGHGLDAWLVEFGPDVVVLEPAELRADVVDRLRAVAKG
- a CDS encoding helix-turn-helix transcriptional regulator, with translation MAGKPVRPVNAIDQTRRMLSLVTYLRERPGARIEDVARAFGISEDELVSDLDVLPMCGTSFRGGDLLDIDTDGERIWWHNPAALAAEAAEPLRLAADEATALLVAARAVSTLPGLRESDRQALLRATAKVEAAAGEAAGASSRLSVTFESEGGVFADVDRAISERRRLWIRYYSPARDEVTEREIDPIRLVSVGHTYVEAWCRRSEARRTFRLDRVAEIRILDEPSAPPEIELRDLSEGLVQPAAEDPEVVIEVGPGGRWVAEYYPHDSADELADGGLRITLRTPDPTSLRRLALRLGRDGRIVSPAALADSARLAAREALAAYDGVEVRGEHGAHRVHDGQ
- the tatA gene encoding Sec-independent protein translocase subunit TatA, which translates into the protein MFGRLGAPEIILILVVIILLFGAKKLPDMARSLGKSARILKSEAKAMKDDGSKSAAPADPPNNTSDDQQPPAQRVIQASPGDVTSSRPVNEPTDTTKR
- the tatC gene encoding twin-arginine translocase subunit TatC codes for the protein MLKSARKEEKDPEGRMPLAEHLRELRNRLAKALLAIVVITIVAAFFYQDIINFFTKPVLESVGCPKSFEELAKTSRDQNPCAQITINGLLAPFTLALKVSLMAGVVLAAPVWLYQLWGFVAPGLHKHERKYAYAFVATGFPLFLAGAFFAYKVLPKTATVLIEFTPFGVDNLLPLDDLLDLVTRMVIVFGLSFELPLLLVMLNFTGAITGKRMLGWWRGMIMGITVFAAIATPSTDPLTMMALAGPIWILYFGAVFVSLLNDRRRRRREAMGPADDEASDLDLTPESIGEVETVSASRALPEQATTERVNGYDDVT